The following proteins come from a genomic window of Acinonyx jubatus isolate Ajub_Pintada_27869175 chromosome C1, VMU_Ajub_asm_v1.0, whole genome shotgun sequence:
- the DES gene encoding desmin, translating into MSQAYSSSQLTSSYHRRFGGASGFPLGSPLSSPVFPRGSFGTKGSSSSVTSRVYQVSRTSGGAGGLGSLRASRLGTARVPSSSSYGAGELLDFSLADAVNQEFLTTRTNEKVELQELNDRFANYIEKVRFLEQQNAALAAEVNRLKGREPTRVAEIYEEELRELRRQVEVLTNQRARVDVERDNLLDDLQRLKAKLQEEIQLKEEAENNLAAFRADVDAATLARIDLERRIESLNEEIAFLKKVHEEEIRELQAQLQEQQVQVEMDMSKPDLTAALRDIRAQYETIAAKNISEAEEWYKSKVSDLTQAANKNNDALRQAKQEMMEYRHQIQSYTCEIDALKGTNDSLMRQMRELEDRFASEASGYQDNIARLEEEIRHLKDEMARHLREYQDLLNVKMALDVEIATYRKLLEGEESRINIPIQTFSALNFRETSPEQRGSEVHTKKTVMIKTIETRDGEVVSEATQQQHEVL; encoded by the exons ATGAGCCAGGCCTACTCGTCCAGCCAGCTCACGTCCTCCTACCACCGCAGGTTCGGTGGGGCCTCGGGCTTCCCGCTCGGCTCCCCGCTGAGCTCGCCGGTGTTCCCGCGCGGGAGCTTCGGCACCAAGGGCTCCTCGAGCTCGGTGACGTCCCGCGTGTACCAGGTGTCGCGCACGtcgggcggggccgggggcctgGGGTCGCTGCGGGCCAGCCGGCTGGGGACGGCCCGcgtgccctcctcctcctcctacggCGCGGGCGAGCTGCTGGACTTCTCGCTGGCCGACGCCGTGAACCAGGAGTTCCTGACCACGCGCACCAACGAGAAGGTGGAGCTGCAGGAACTCAACGACCGCTTCGCCAACTACATCGAGAAGGTGCGCTTCCTGGAGCAGCAGAACGCGGCGCTCGCCGCCGAGGTGAACCGGCTCAAGGGCCGCGAGCCGACCCGGGTGGCCGAGATCTACGAGGAGGAGCTGCGGGAGCTGCGGCGCCAGGTGGAGGTGCTCACCAACCAGCGCGCCCGCGTCGACGTCGAGCGCGACAATTTGCTGGACGACCTGCAGCGGCTCAAGGCCAA GCTGCAAGAGGAGATTCAGTTGaaagaagaagcagagaacaaTTTGGCTGCCTTCCGAGCG GACGTGGATGCCGCTACTCTAGCTCGAATTGACCTGGAGCGCAGGATTGAATCTCTCAACGAGGAAATTGCGTTCCTTAAGAAAGTGCATGAGGAG GAGATCCGAGAGCTACAGGCCCAACTTCAGGAACAACAAGTACAAGTAGAGATGGACATGTCCAAGCCAGACCTCACTGCTGCCCTCAGGGACATCCGGGCTCAGTATGAGACCATTGCAGCTAAGAACATCTCAGAAGCTGAGGAATGGTACAAGTCAAAG GTGTCCGACCTGACCCAGGCAGCCAACAAGAATAACGATGCGCTGCGCCAGGCCAAGCAGGAGATGATGGAGTACCGACACCAGATCCAGTCCTACACCTGCGAAATCGATGCCCTCAAGGGCACT AACGATTCCCTAATGAGGCAGATGCGGGAGCTGGAAGACCGCTTTGCTAGTGAGGCCAGTGGCTACCAGGACAACATTGCACGTCTGGAAGAAGAGATCAGGCACCTCAAGGATGAGATGGCCCGCCACCTGCGCGAGTACCAGGACCTGCTCAATGTCAAGATGGCCCTAGATGTGGAGATCGCCACCTACCGGAAGCTGCTGGAGGGCGAGGAAAGCCG GATCAACATCCCCATCCAGACCTTCTCTGCTCTCAACTTCCGAG AAACAAGCCCTGAGCAAAGGGGTTCTGAGGTCCATACCAAGAAGACAGTGATGATCAAGACCATCGAGACCCGGGATGGGGAG gtCGTCAGTGAGGCCACACAGCAGCAACATGAGGTGCTCTAA